In Achromobacter xylosoxidans A8, a single window of DNA contains:
- the tssG gene encoding type VI secretion system baseplate subunit TssG produces MRSMQRRRDPSVIESLLAEPQRFKFFQAVRVLESWFARQEGSRARNAVPAHLRFLNSSSLAFPASEIAALTAYDKQGQALEDTESRLAALAAGNLGRVEIEPAFFGLLGAQGAMPLHYTEILSTRESSRRDRGARAFFDIFSNRAAALFYAAWKKYRMPVRHETEQDHHYLPLLLALGGIGHPALRDRLQSGQGRVFDESLAHYAAAARQRPVSAAYLQRVLADYFQVALRVEQFVGRWYHVPPQNRTQLGMPGAVLGVSAMAGDRIWQRDMRIRLWIGPLSKEAFTDFLPGGARAQALEKLLTMFGGMSFEYEVRLVMAKEDVGGSVLGEGGGARLGWNSFLCTEAVASDRDDASYELHTIH; encoded by the coding sequence GTGCGCTCCATGCAACGGCGACGCGATCCTAGCGTAATCGAATCACTGCTGGCCGAGCCGCAGCGCTTCAAGTTCTTCCAGGCCGTGCGGGTGCTGGAGTCGTGGTTCGCCCGGCAGGAAGGCAGCCGCGCGCGCAATGCCGTGCCCGCGCACCTGCGTTTCCTGAATTCGTCGTCGCTGGCTTTTCCCGCCAGCGAGATCGCGGCGCTGACGGCCTATGACAAGCAGGGCCAGGCGCTGGAGGACACCGAGTCAAGATTGGCGGCGCTGGCGGCAGGCAACCTGGGCCGGGTGGAAATCGAGCCGGCGTTCTTCGGCCTGTTGGGCGCGCAGGGCGCCATGCCGCTGCATTACACCGAGATCCTGAGCACCCGCGAAAGCTCGCGGCGCGACCGTGGCGCGCGCGCCTTCTTCGATATCTTCTCCAACCGGGCGGCGGCGCTGTTTTACGCTGCCTGGAAAAAGTACCGCATGCCCGTGCGGCACGAGACCGAACAGGACCATCACTACCTGCCGCTGCTGCTGGCGTTGGGAGGCATAGGCCATCCGGCGCTGCGCGACCGCCTGCAATCGGGACAGGGCCGGGTGTTCGACGAATCGCTGGCGCACTACGCCGCGGCGGCGCGCCAGCGGCCGGTTTCGGCGGCTTATCTGCAACGCGTGCTGGCGGACTATTTCCAGGTGGCGCTGCGGGTGGAGCAATTCGTCGGGCGCTGGTATCACGTACCGCCGCAGAACCGCACGCAGCTGGGCATGCCTGGCGCGGTGCTGGGCGTCTCCGCCATGGCCGGCGACCGCATCTGGCAACGCGACATGCGCATCCGGCTGTGGATCGGCCCTCTGTCCAAAGAGGCGTTCACGGACTTCCTGCCCGGCGGCGCGCGCGCCCAGGCGCTGGAGAAGCTCCTGACCATGTTCGGCGGCATGAGCTTCGAGTACGAGGTGCGGCTGGTGATGGCCAAGGAAGACGTGGGCGGCAGCGTGCTGGGCGAAGGCGGCGGCGCGCGCCTGGGTTGGAATTCCTTTCTTTGCACCGAGGCCGTGGCGTCCGACCGCGACGACGCCAGCTACGAACTGCACACCATTCATTAA
- the tssF gene encoding type VI secretion system baseplate subunit TssF translates to MEELLPYYERELGFLRGSSRDFAQRYPKIAARLGLSGETCEDPHVERMIESFALLGARINKKLDDDYPEFTEALFEVMYPHYLRPFPSCSVAQFDMGGMASQLTAPVRMARGTELKSHPVRGVACRFRTAYDVTLAPVSIRQAVFAATANAPSAASLPAGVTGRLSLTLACLAETQNFSNLAVDRLRVYLHGEPSFVAALRDCLFLRTAAAYLETQPGRWNRMQDVPLAEVGLSEDEALIDFPASSHPAYRLLAEYFAFSEKFNFVDIDLAALRRAAGPVREFTLHLALKGVRADSNTARLLESASSDNFRLGCTPVVNLFAQRADPIRVTHAQASYPVVADARRAYGYEIYSIDRVRQVRQNAQGDSVVEFRPFYSLHHGETPDGASHYWTARRNSMVAERSPGYEMELSIVDIDFDPSLPQTETLSLELTCTNRDLPAHLAVGQPGGDLFLEGGSIAREIRMLRRPTHTHRFQQGRAAHWRLISHLALNHLSLVHSGLPALKETLRLYDLSHSAVAARQIEGLVGLDYKPATHWMPGEPFATFVRGIEIRLTINEDNFVGTSLHAFVAVINRFFGLYVHANSFVQLVVLSRRGADEILRCAPCNGDAILA, encoded by the coding sequence ATGGAAGAACTGCTGCCTTACTACGAACGCGAACTGGGTTTTCTGCGCGGTTCGTCGCGCGATTTTGCGCAGCGCTATCCCAAGATCGCCGCGCGGCTCGGGCTGTCCGGCGAAACCTGCGAGGATCCGCACGTCGAGCGGATGATCGAATCGTTCGCCCTGCTGGGCGCGCGCATCAACAAGAAGCTGGACGACGACTATCCGGAGTTCACGGAAGCGCTGTTCGAGGTGATGTATCCGCACTACCTGCGCCCGTTCCCCTCGTGCTCGGTGGCGCAGTTCGATATGGGCGGCATGGCCTCGCAGCTGACCGCGCCCGTGCGCATGGCGCGCGGCACGGAACTGAAATCGCACCCCGTGCGCGGCGTCGCGTGCCGTTTCCGCACGGCATACGACGTGACTCTGGCGCCGGTGAGCATCCGCCAGGCGGTGTTCGCCGCCACGGCCAACGCGCCGTCGGCGGCCAGCCTGCCGGCAGGGGTGACGGGCCGGCTGTCGCTGACACTGGCCTGCCTGGCCGAGACGCAGAACTTTTCAAACCTGGCGGTGGACCGCCTGCGCGTCTACCTGCATGGCGAGCCCTCGTTCGTGGCCGCGCTGCGGGACTGTCTGTTCCTGCGCACGGCTGCGGCCTATCTGGAAACGCAGCCGGGCCGCTGGAACCGCATGCAGGACGTGCCGCTGGCAGAGGTGGGGCTGTCCGAGGACGAAGCCCTGATCGACTTCCCGGCCAGCTCGCATCCCGCCTACCGGCTGCTGGCCGAGTACTTCGCGTTCTCCGAGAAATTCAATTTCGTCGACATCGATCTGGCGGCGCTGCGGCGCGCGGCGGGTCCGGTGCGCGAATTCACGCTGCACCTGGCGTTGAAGGGCGTGCGCGCCGACTCGAATACGGCGCGTCTGCTGGAATCGGCCTCGTCCGACAACTTCCGGCTGGGCTGCACGCCCGTCGTCAATCTGTTCGCGCAGCGCGCCGACCCCATCCGCGTCACCCATGCGCAGGCCTCCTATCCGGTGGTGGCAGACGCGCGCCGCGCCTATGGCTACGAGATTTATTCGATCGACCGCGTGCGCCAGGTACGGCAGAACGCGCAGGGCGATTCGGTGGTGGAGTTCCGGCCCTTCTATTCGCTGCATCATGGCGAGACGCCCGATGGCGCCAGCCATTACTGGACCGCGCGGCGCAATTCCATGGTGGCCGAGCGCAGCCCCGGCTACGAAATGGAACTGTCCATCGTGGACATCGATTTCGATCCCTCGCTGCCGCAGACCGAGACCCTGAGCCTGGAGCTGACATGCACCAACCGCGACCTGCCCGCGCATCTGGCGGTGGGGCAGCCGGGCGGCGACCTGTTCCTGGAAGGCGGTTCGATCGCGCGCGAAATCCGCATGCTGCGCCGGCCCACGCACACGCACCGCTTTCAGCAGGGACGGGCGGCGCACTGGCGGCTCATTTCCCACTTGGCGCTGAACCATCTGTCGCTGGTGCATAGCGGTCTGCCCGCGCTGAAGGAAACGCTGCGGCTGTATGACCTGTCGCATTCCGCGGTGGCGGCGCGCCAGATAGAAGGGCTGGTCGGACTGGACTACAAGCCCGCCACGCACTGGATGCCTGGCGAGCCCTTCGCGACCTTCGTGCGCGGCATTGAAATCCGGCTGACGATCAACGAAGACAACTTCGTCGGCACCAGCCTGCATGCCTTCGTGGCGGTGATCAACCGCTTCTTCGGCCTTTACGTGCACGCCAACAGCTTCGTGCAGCTGGTCGTGCTGTCGCGCCGCGGCGCGGACGAAATCCTACGGTGCGCTCCATGCAACGGCGACGCGATCCTAGCGTAA
- the tssE gene encoding type VI secretion system baseplate subunit TssE: MKGFEPSLFDKLFDGDGQTPHALRRLSVEEIKETVARDIEALLNTRMVFTEDSLKRYPNCQRSILTYGLSDFSGLSLASHYDREFICRSLEQAIARHEPRLTHVRVLLQVDSRATSVLYFAITAMLDVGPAHEPVTFDATLQPSTLQYSVSKGRAKAAAAAA, translated from the coding sequence ATGAAGGGATTCGAACCCAGCCTGTTCGACAAGCTGTTCGACGGGGACGGGCAGACACCGCATGCGCTGCGACGCCTGTCGGTGGAAGAAATCAAGGAAACGGTCGCGCGCGACATCGAGGCCCTGCTCAATACGCGCATGGTCTTCACCGAAGACTCGCTCAAGCGCTATCCGAATTGCCAGCGGTCCATCCTGACCTATGGTCTGTCGGATTTTTCCGGCCTGAGCCTGGCCAGCCACTACGACCGCGAGTTCATTTGCCGGTCGCTGGAGCAGGCGATCGCCCGCCATGAGCCGCGCCTGACGCATGTGCGGGTGTTGCTGCAGGTGGACAGCCGCGCGACCTCGGTGCTGTATTTCGCGATTACCGCCATGCTGGACGTGGGGCCTGCCCACGAGCCAGTGACGTTCGACGCGACGCTGCAGCCGTCGACCTTGCAGTACTCGGTGAGCAAGGGCCGGGCCAAGGCCGCGGCCGCCGCCGCCTGA
- a CDS encoding Hcp family type VI secretion system effector — protein MKDIYVKFGNPALKGESQDKDHPDWIEVGSWRHEIIQPRSATASTSGGHTAERTEHGEMVFTKDLDVVSPLLYQHASGGTTFDEVTIDFLRADGEGNRVKYLEIKLKYVIISRVAPEVVSEGLPHESFSLKYAAVQWKYTQQKVGGNQGGNAQGAWSLTKNDKTYSV, from the coding sequence ATGAAGGACATCTACGTCAAATTCGGCAATCCCGCACTCAAGGGCGAGTCGCAGGACAAAGACCATCCGGACTGGATCGAAGTCGGATCGTGGCGCCATGAGATCATCCAGCCGCGTTCGGCTACCGCCTCCACCTCCGGTGGCCATACCGCCGAGCGCACCGAGCACGGCGAGATGGTCTTCACCAAGGACCTGGACGTGGTCAGCCCGCTGCTGTATCAGCACGCGTCCGGCGGCACCACCTTCGACGAAGTGACCATCGATTTCCTGCGCGCCGACGGCGAAGGCAATCGCGTCAAGTACCTGGAAATCAAGCTCAAGTACGTGATCATCTCGCGCGTGGCGCCGGAAGTCGTCAGCGAAGGCCTGCCGCACGAATCGTTCTCGCTGAAGTACGCCGCGGTGCAGTGGAAGTACACGCAGCAGAAGGTGGGCGGCAACCAGGGCGGTAATGCCCAGGGCGCATGGAGCCTCACCAAGAACGACAAGACGTACTCGGTCTGA
- the tssC gene encoding type VI secretion system contractile sheath large subunit, translating into MSNSAAAQNVSAPAAEADSGLLDQIVEQSRVAKSTAEHDRAKDLIGELAREVMKGTVVVSDNLSAMLDARVAELDRLISAQLSEVMHGAEFQKLESTWRGLHYLCQESNTGPMLKIKVLNVTKRDLVRDFQTAIDFDQSLMFKKVYEEEFGTFGGSPFGALLGNFEVTRQPEDMYFIEQMSHVAAASHAPFIASASPELLGLDSFADLGRPRDLAKVFDTVEYTKWRSFRDSEDSRYVGLTMPRFLGRLPYDPKEGTSVEGFNFVEEVDGTDHAKYLWCNAAWAFGARLTAAFADFGWCAAIRGVEGGGLVENLPTHTFKTDDGEIALKCPTEIAITDRREKELSDLGLIPLVHCKNSDYAAFFGAQSVQKAKKYNTDSANANAVLSAQLQYIFSVSRVAHYLKAMMRDKIGSFASAQSVESFLNRWVSQYVLLDDNASQEQKAQFPLREASVQVAEVPGRPGVFRAVAFLRPHFQLDELSISLRLVAELPAQAQKS; encoded by the coding sequence ATGAGTAATTCCGCCGCCGCGCAGAACGTATCCGCGCCCGCCGCCGAGGCTGACTCGGGCCTGCTGGACCAGATCGTCGAACAGAGCCGCGTGGCCAAGTCCACGGCCGAGCACGACCGCGCCAAGGATCTCATCGGCGAACTGGCCCGCGAAGTCATGAAGGGCACCGTCGTCGTATCGGACAACCTGTCCGCGATGCTGGACGCCCGCGTGGCCGAACTGGACCGCCTGATCTCGGCCCAGCTGAGCGAAGTGATGCATGGCGCCGAGTTCCAGAAGCTGGAAAGCACCTGGCGCGGCCTGCATTACCTGTGCCAGGAGAGCAACACCGGGCCGATGCTGAAGATCAAGGTGCTCAACGTCACCAAGCGCGACTTGGTGCGCGACTTCCAGACCGCCATCGACTTCGACCAGAGCCTGATGTTCAAGAAGGTCTACGAAGAAGAGTTCGGCACCTTCGGCGGCTCGCCGTTCGGCGCGCTGCTGGGCAACTTCGAAGTCACGCGCCAGCCCGAGGACATGTACTTCATCGAGCAGATGTCGCACGTGGCGGCGGCCTCGCACGCGCCCTTCATCGCCTCGGCCTCGCCCGAGCTGCTGGGCCTGGACAGCTTTGCCGACCTGGGCCGCCCGCGCGATCTGGCCAAGGTGTTCGACACCGTGGAATACACCAAGTGGCGCAGCTTCCGCGACTCGGAAGACTCGCGTTACGTGGGCCTGACCATGCCGCGCTTCCTGGGCCGCCTGCCGTATGACCCGAAGGAAGGCACCTCGGTGGAAGGCTTCAACTTCGTCGAGGAAGTGGACGGCACCGATCACGCCAAGTACTTGTGGTGCAACGCCGCCTGGGCCTTCGGCGCGCGCCTGACCGCCGCCTTCGCCGACTTCGGCTGGTGCGCGGCGATCCGCGGCGTGGAGGGCGGCGGCCTGGTCGAGAACCTGCCGACCCACACCTTCAAGACCGACGACGGCGAGATCGCCCTGAAGTGCCCGACGGAAATCGCCATTACCGACCGGCGCGAAAAGGAACTGAGCGACCTCGGCCTGATCCCGCTGGTGCACTGCAAGAACTCGGACTACGCCGCGTTCTTCGGTGCGCAGTCGGTGCAGAAGGCCAAGAAGTACAACACCGACAGCGCCAACGCCAACGCGGTGCTGTCGGCGCAGTTGCAATACATCTTTTCGGTATCGCGCGTGGCGCACTACCTGAAAGCGATGATGCGAGACAAGATCGGCAGCTTTGCCTCCGCGCAATCTGTCGAGAGCTTCCTGAACCGCTGGGTCTCGCAGTATGTGCTGCTGGACGACAACGCGAGCCAGGAACAGAAGGCGCAGTTCCCCTTGCGGGAGGCATCGGTGCAGGTTGCCGAAGTGCCGGGACGTCCCGGCGTGTTCCGGGCCGTGGCGTTTTTGCGGCCTCACTTTCAGCTCGACGAGCTTTCGATTTCGCTGCGCCTGGTTGCGGAACTTCCCGCCCAGGCCCAGAAATCGTGA
- the tssB gene encoding type VI secretion system contractile sheath small subunit has translation MAKKESVQKRLQKVRPPRVQLTYDVEKGDAIEQKELPFVVGVVGDFSAQSEAELPRLKDRKFVNIDVDNFDDVMRGLEPRAAYRVKNRLTDEGGTFGVDLKFRSVEDFRPEAVVQQIEPLKELLDIRTKLADLRNKLAGNDKLEDLLGEVLSSTEKLQQLTSEAGKNGKGGSNE, from the coding sequence ATGGCTAAGAAAGAAAGCGTTCAGAAAAGACTCCAGAAAGTACGTCCGCCGCGCGTGCAGCTGACCTATGACGTCGAAAAGGGCGACGCGATCGAGCAGAAGGAACTGCCTTTCGTCGTGGGCGTGGTCGGCGATTTCAGCGCGCAGTCCGAAGCCGAACTGCCGCGCCTGAAGGACCGCAAGTTCGTCAACATCGACGTCGACAACTTCGACGACGTGATGCGCGGCCTGGAACCGCGCGCCGCCTACCGCGTGAAGAACCGCCTGACCGACGAAGGCGGCACCTTCGGCGTGGACCTGAAGTTCCGTTCGGTCGAGGACTTCCGCCCGGAAGCGGTGGTGCAGCAGATCGAGCCGCTCAAGGAGCTCCTGGACATCCGCACCAAGCTGGCCGACCTGCGCAACAAGCTGGCCGGCAACGACAAGCTGGAAGACCTGCTGGGTGAAGTGCTCAGCAGCACGGAAAAACTGCAGCAACTGACCAGCGAAGCCGGCAAGAACGGCAAGGGAGGCAGCAATGAGTAA
- the tssJ gene encoding type VI secretion system lipoprotein TssJ yields MSKHLYFSRCVAMAAVIAASPVISGCAAVSAIGAVAGMTGGMMDMAGLKKDPNAPVDVKLAIHAGENLNASSGQPMAVVTKIYYLKNAEAFQRAPLTQLVDTDAEKAALGDSIIASREVTLTPGQRYEHLEKVPKNAAYIAVAGLFYAPAPQRWKYVFEVKTAEDSGIVMGAHACAMSVVTGQIVLPPGMPGFDPARLGSVQCPS; encoded by the coding sequence ATGTCAAAACATCTCTATTTTTCTCGGTGCGTGGCGATGGCCGCCGTCATCGCGGCAAGCCCCGTAATCAGCGGTTGCGCGGCGGTTTCAGCGATCGGAGCGGTGGCGGGAATGACCGGCGGCATGATGGATATGGCGGGCCTGAAAAAGGACCCGAATGCGCCCGTCGATGTGAAATTGGCGATACACGCCGGAGAAAATTTGAATGCGAGTAGCGGCCAGCCCATGGCTGTGGTTACGAAAATATACTATTTGAAGAATGCCGAGGCATTTCAACGCGCACCGCTCACGCAATTGGTTGATACTGACGCCGAAAAGGCGGCATTGGGCGACAGCATCATCGCCTCGCGCGAAGTCACCCTGACGCCGGGACAGCGTTACGAGCACCTGGAAAAAGTGCCGAAAAACGCTGCCTACATCGCTGTCGCGGGCTTGTTCTACGCGCCCGCGCCGCAGCGCTGGAAATATGTATTCGAAGTAAAGACCGCCGAGGACAGCGGCATCGTCATGGGCGCCCATGCCTGCGCGATGTCCGTGGTCACTGGACAGATCGTGTTGCCGCCGGGCATGCCCGGCTTCGACCCGGCCCGCCTCGGCTCGGTGCAATGCCCGAGCTGA
- the tssK gene encoding type VI secretion system baseplate subunit TssK — translation MSHSAKILWGEGLFLRPQHFQRQDAYHEARLAEMSRALHPYAWGLRAARFDAAALANGMLRATELSAIFPDGEIYSAPHNDDLPPAVALDGLDGASTAVFYLALHPMKDVGGNYRDTRQEQGFDARYAHQDSPAPDLYTNASTAELAFLRKNVRLLSEHEPRDALLTIPVARVRRTASAGYELDTSFVAPSVTVQACSALFEQLRRLLDALQAKVNALYGFHREPNKNIIEFRSGDVASFWLLHTCNEAYSALSHLFHNPQLHPERLFQEMLRLAGALMTFSKVHTLADLPAYQHDAPGAAFAQLDEILRDLLDTVISTRYFSIVLEELRPSFHVGRLDSGKLDETTALYLSVSAATPASELAETVPLRFKVGAPDDVEKLVLSAMPGVQLVYTPQVPPAVPVKPGACYFTLQTRGSLYDRMLQARSIAIYAPSGIPDLKLDLIAVTR, via the coding sequence GTGAGCCATTCAGCGAAGATATTGTGGGGAGAGGGGCTGTTCCTGCGGCCCCAACACTTTCAACGCCAAGACGCGTACCACGAGGCCCGCCTCGCGGAAATGAGCCGCGCGCTGCATCCCTATGCGTGGGGCTTGCGCGCAGCGCGCTTCGACGCGGCGGCGCTTGCCAACGGCATGCTGCGCGCCACCGAGCTCTCCGCGATCTTTCCCGACGGCGAGATCTACAGCGCGCCCCACAACGACGACCTGCCGCCCGCGGTAGCGCTGGACGGCCTGGACGGCGCCAGCACGGCGGTGTTCTACCTGGCGCTGCATCCGATGAAGGACGTGGGCGGCAATTACCGCGACACGCGCCAGGAACAAGGCTTCGACGCGCGCTATGCGCATCAGGACAGCCCGGCGCCGGATCTCTACACCAACGCCAGCACGGCCGAACTTGCCTTCCTGCGCAAGAACGTGCGCCTGCTGTCGGAACACGAGCCGCGCGACGCGCTGCTGACCATCCCCGTGGCGCGCGTGCGCCGCACCGCCAGCGCCGGCTATGAACTGGACACCAGTTTCGTCGCCCCCAGCGTCACGGTGCAGGCTTGCAGCGCGCTGTTCGAGCAGCTGCGCCGTCTGCTTGACGCGCTGCAAGCCAAGGTCAACGCGCTGTATGGCTTTCACCGCGAGCCGAACAAGAACATCATCGAATTCCGCTCGGGCGACGTGGCCTCGTTCTGGCTGCTGCACACCTGCAACGAGGCTTATTCGGCGCTGTCGCACCTGTTCCACAATCCGCAGCTGCATCCCGAGCGCCTTTTCCAGGAGATGCTGCGCTTGGCGGGCGCGCTCATGACCTTCTCCAAGGTGCACACGCTGGCGGACCTGCCGGCCTACCAGCACGACGCGCCGGGCGCGGCCTTCGCGCAACTGGACGAGATCCTGCGCGACCTGCTCGACACCGTCATCTCCACCCGCTACTTCTCCATCGTGCTGGAAGAGCTGCGCCCCTCGTTCCATGTGGGCCGGCTGGACTCCGGCAAGCTCGACGAGACCACCGCGCTCTACCTGTCGGTGTCCGCCGCCACGCCGGCCAGCGAACTGGCCGAGACCGTGCCGCTGCGCTTCAAGGTGGGCGCGCCCGACGACGTGGAAAAGCTGGTGCTTTCCGCCATGCCCGGCGTGCAGCTCGTCTACACGCCGCAGGTGCCGCCCGCCGTGCCCGTCAAGCCGGGCGCGTGCTACTTCACCCTGCAGACGCGTGGCTCGCTATACGACCGCATGCTGCAGGCGCGCAGCATCGCCATCTATGCCCCCTCGGGCATACCCGATCTGAAACTGGACCTCATCGCCGTCACCCGCTAG
- the icmH gene encoding type IVB secretion system protein IcmH/DotU: MTADAPSLMPGASLPPRAADFYGSRPAKSLLDLLYDGFLMLFLLKSGQEPVDAASFSARVQQFLADFERSAKKMDIPAEDVYATKYAFCAAVDETVLNSGFSIRDAWMLQPLQLTLFGEQLAGENFFARLEDLRAQGAPRLQSLEVFYMCLLLGFQGKYMIEGQEKLGYLTARLGDEITLLRGKRSGFAPHWPLPDKIAHTLKRDVPLWSIGALFALLGLLAYLGMSHFLNRDMQTAMAPYHDIVKIGPRAAHLTISLP, from the coding sequence ATGACCGCCGACGCGCCTTCCCTGATGCCCGGAGCCTCGCTCCCTCCCCGAGCCGCCGATTTTTACGGTTCGCGCCCCGCGAAGTCCTTGCTGGACCTGCTGTACGACGGCTTCCTGATGCTGTTCCTGCTGAAAAGCGGCCAGGAACCCGTCGACGCCGCTTCGTTCTCGGCGCGCGTGCAGCAGTTCCTGGCGGACTTCGAGCGCAGCGCCAAGAAGATGGATATCCCCGCCGAGGACGTCTACGCCACCAAGTACGCGTTCTGCGCCGCCGTGGACGAGACCGTGCTGAACTCCGGCTTTTCCATCCGCGACGCCTGGATGCTGCAACCGCTGCAGCTGACCCTGTTCGGCGAGCAGCTCGCCGGCGAGAACTTCTTTGCCCGCCTGGAAGACCTGCGCGCGCAGGGCGCGCCGCGCCTGCAATCGCTGGAAGTGTTCTATATGTGCCTGCTGCTGGGCTTCCAGGGCAAGTACATGATCGAAGGCCAGGAGAAGCTGGGCTATCTCACGGCGCGGCTGGGCGACGAGATCACGCTGCTGCGCGGCAAGCGCTCGGGCTTCGCGCCGCACTGGCCCCTGCCCGACAAGATCGCCCACACGCTCAAGCGCGACGTGCCGCTGTGGAGCATCGGCGCGCTGTTCGCGCTGCTGGGCCTGCTGGCCTATCTGGGCATGAGCCACTTCCTGAACCGCGACATGCAGACCGCCATGGCTCCGTACCATGACATCGTCAAGATCGGGCCGCGCGCCGCGCACCTGACCATCTCGCTCCCCTGA